Proteins from one Oryza sativa Japonica Group chromosome 12, ASM3414082v1 genomic window:
- the LOC112937412 gene encoding putative protein Brevis radix-like 5 — protein sequence MHVCFHGGGGGGGGRLAKSFNVISDFTKILIGRRGGDHALARRRRMRQCKDAAPAAAAAAVASASAKIAPEEEGEGGGGGKEEEFCDKCCSALSGGGGAEEEAAAEGEREWVAEPEPGVLLTLAPRADGVSNRLRRIRFREEVFDAWAAQCWWADNHDRIAELYCLVKPDDDDDEEEAIAAAEAAMLPATPCQSEAEDDDDDDGAESSSRSPSTSTFSGGPSSGSGGGSTGTLGSPILGLVTAPNTTGGGEHDAVRDQHQPTAATWREWVEEYEPGVFITVGAYPGHRLQLRCVELSREKFGEVKARVWWEENKARLHHLYSF from the exons ATGCACGTGTGcttccatggcggcggcggcggcggcggcggcaggctcgCCAAGTCATTCAACGTCATCAGCGACTTCACCAAGATCTTGATTGGTCGTCGAGGTGGAGACCACgcgctggcgcggcggcggcggatgcggcaATGCAAGgatgccgcgccggccgcggcggcggcggcggtggcgtccgCGTCCGCCAAGATCGCGCcggaagaggagggggaggggggtggaGGAGGTAAGGAAGAAGAGTTCTGCGACAAGTGCTGCTCGGCTCTgtcgggaggcggtggcgcggaggaggaggcggcggcggagggtgaGCGGGAGTGGgtggcggagccggagccgggGGTGTTGCTGACGCTGGCGCcgcgcgccgacggcgtcagCAACCGGCTACGGAGGATACGGTTCAGGGAGGAGGTGTTCGACGCGTGGGCGGCGCAGTGCTGGTGGGCGGACAACCACGACCGCATCGCCGAGCTCTACTGCCTCGTCaagcccgacgacgacgacgacgaggaggaggcgatagccgcggcggaggcggccatgTTGCCGGCCACCCCATGCCAATCCgaggcggaggacgacgacgacgacgacggagcagAGTCGTCGTCacggtcgccgtcgacgtccacCTTCTCCGGTGGCCCttccagcggcagcggcggcgggtcaACCGGCACGTTGGGCTCGCCGATACTGGGCCTCGTCACCGCGCCCAACACCACCGGAGGCGGCGAGCACGACGCCGTCCGCGACCAGCAccagccgacggcggcgacgtggaggGAGTGGGTGGAGGAGTACGAGCCCGGCGTGTTCATCACCGTCGGAGCCTATCCCGGCCACCGCCTCCAGCTCCGGTGCGTCGAGCTCAG CCGCGAGAAGTTTGGCGAGGTGAAGGCGAGAGTTTGGTGGGAGGAGAACAAGGCCAGGCTGCACCACCTCTACTCTTTCTGA